A genome region from Ctenopharyngodon idella isolate HZGC_01 chromosome 5, HZGC01, whole genome shotgun sequence includes the following:
- the arl6ip4 gene encoding ADP-ribosylation factor-like protein 6-interacting protein 4 has translation MGGSDAGRSESRHREERKSRSLSSSGVRRDSPSRQKKHDRSSEKKKMKRRRSSSSSSSSSSTSTSREKKAKKKKKRREVKKLKREKKKEKKEKKRQKKLALKAERAAVTASVSTPVSDDKLQPFLQIWSEETKEHGPVMTDEQKASFCTKRPMTKEEYEARQSVIRRVLDPETGRTRLIRGDGEVLEEIVTKERHKEINKRATQGDGDAFQKRLGISR, from the exons ATGGGAGGGAGCGATGCTGGCAGATCCGAGAGCAGACACCGAGAAGAGCGCAAATCCCGGAGCTTGTCATCATCAGGCGTCAGGAGAGACAGTCCCAGCCGGCAGAAGAAGCATGACCGCTCCTCCG agaagaagaagatgaaAAGGAGAAGAAGCTCCAGCTCTTCATCATCTTCAAGCTCCACTTCCACATCCAGAGAAAAAAAGgccaagaagaaaaagaaacgACGAGAAGTTAAGAAGCTGAAGCGTGAAAAGAAGAAGGAGAAAAAGGAGAAGAAGCGTCAGAAGAAGTTGGCATTGAAAGCTGAAAGAGCGGCAGTGACAGCTTCCGTATCGACTCCTGTTTCTGATGACAAACTTCAGCCGTTCCTGCAGATCTGGAGCGAAGAAACTAAAGAACACGGCCCTG TCATGACTGACGAACAGAAGGCCAGTTTTTGCACCAAGAGGCCGATGACGAAGGAAGAATACGAGGCGAGGCAGAGCGTGATCCGCCGCGTCCTCGACCCCGAGACCGGCCGCACCAG GCTTATAAGAGGCGATGGGGAAGTTTTAGAAGAAATCGTCACCAAGGAGCGACACAAAGAAATCAACAAG AGAGCCACTCAGGGCGATGGTGACGCCTTCCAGAAGAGATTGGGGATCAGCAGGTAG
- the mtrfr gene encoding mitochondrial translation release factor in rescue — translation MTSVSHRLFTAWKLRRTLTSGRLLSPQRHWTFTGWPFVLAAGKKYQIDLPVVHEEELEEQFVRGSGPGGQATNKTSNCVVLKHIPTGIVVKCHETRSVDLNRKRAREILREKLDVFKGEESELLKMKRESIQRKQDKRRKVNENMEKKRRFKERLCSEEEEEKH, via the exons ATGACCTCAGTCAGTCACCGGCTCTTCACCGCCTGGAAGCTGAGGCGAACTCTGACCTCTGGACGCTTACTTTCTCCTCAGAGACACTGGACATTCACAGGATGGCCGTTTGTTTTGGCTGCTGGTAAGAAATACCAGATTGACCTGCCAGTTGTACATGAGGAAGAGCTTGAGGAGCAGTTTGTTCGGGGATCTGGACCTGGAGGACAAGCCACCAACAAAACCAGCAACTGCGTCGTGCTGAAACACATTCCCACAGGGATCGTCGTGAAG TGTCACGAGACCAGATCGGTGGATCTGAACAGAAAACGAGCGCGAGAGATTTTACGTGAGAAACTGGACGTCTTCAAGGGTGAAGAAAGTGAACTGCTGAAGATGAAAAGAGAATCCATACAAAGAAAGCAGGACAAACGGAggaaagtgaatgaaaacatggagaaaaaaagaCGATTCAAGGAGAGGCTCTGCtccgaagaagaagaagagaaacaCTGA
- the kmt5ab gene encoding lysine methyltransferase 5Ab, with amino-acid sequence MGKGKKSTKQRPVEGSVKEKAEVAKENKHGKTPTSPGQLTIHSCLNPNKPLRSNPLAPLLHDNSAADTSKQSEVKDADEQNTPKQGNADKQILNCSHNDPTVPQKDSGTKKQTKSGKRINGEKSTDRKLKGKESELNRKVTDYFPVRRSCRKSKAELKCEKQRHIDDLIRNGVEEGLKVKCIEGKGRGIFADRSFQKDQFVVEYHGDLLEISDAKARESQYAQDPSTGCYMYYFRYHDKTYCVDATKETNRLGRLINHSKNGNLQTKLHDINGTPHLIFLASRDIEVDEELLYDYGDRSKEAIAAHPWLKN; translated from the exons ATGGGAAAAG gCAAAAAGTCGACCAAACAAAGACCTGTGGAAGGCAGTGTGAAGGAGAAAGCTGAAGTggctaaagaaaacaaacacggAAAGACACCG ACAAGCCCGGGTCAGCTCACCATACACAGCTGTCTGAATCCAAACAAGCCGCTTCGGAGTAACCCACTCGCCCCTTTATTACACGACAATTCTGCGGCGGACACGAGCAAACAGAGTGAAG TCAAAGATGCAGATGAGCAGAATACACCCAAACAAGGAAACGCTGACAAACAGATCCTGAACTGCTCACACAATGATCCGACTGTTCCTCAGAAAGATTCTGGGACAAAGAAGCAAACAAAATCTGGGAAAAGAATAAATGGTGAAAAGTCAACAGACAGGAA ATTGAAAGGCAAAGAGTCTGAACTCAATCGAAAGGTCACAGATTATTTTCCTGTCAGGCGAAGTTGCAGGAAGAGCAAAGCCGAGTTGAAG TGTGAAAAGCAGCGGCACATTGATGATCTGATCAGAAACGGTGTGGAAGAGGGGCTGAAG GTGAAGTGTATCGAAGGGAAAGGAAGAGGGATTTTTGCAGACAGATCGTTTCAGAAAGACCAGTTTGTAGTGGAGTATCATGGAGATTTGTTAGAGATTTCTGATGCCAAAGCAAGAGAGTCTCAATACGCTCAAGACCCCTCGACGGGCTGCTACATGTACTATTTCCGCTACCACGACAAAACCTACTG TGTTGACGCTACCAAAGAAACCAACCGTCTGGGCCGACTAATCAACCACAGTAAAAATGGAAATCTTCAGACCAAACTGCATGATATAAACGGCACGCCTCACCTCATCTTCCTGGCCTCCAGAGACATCGAGGTGGACGAGGAGCTGCTGTATGATTATGGTGACCGCAGTAAAGAAGCCATCGCTGCTCATCCGTGGCTCAAGAACTGA